A window of the Candidatus Tisiphia endosymbiont of Dascillus cervinus genome harbors these coding sequences:
- a CDS encoding AI-2E family transporter, which produces MDKVIFWVIVIGTVIVTLTLISDILMPFLIAGVISYILHPIIDNLSLRYKLSRTIIVSVISLLFFSIFTIVVVVVLPIIYQQTTLLISKIPTYKDYLQTELVPVITAKIYSIDPNIADKIKDSISNFVNGIFLLITGLANNIWHVTKVTINLFVLILLIPLILFYFLRDWLTMAKNIDLLLPLKGKKRIQEILSAINYSLSAYIRGQLNVCLLLSVYYGVSLSILGVDLGVLLGLVSGFSIIIPFVGVFISFSLTMIVSYFSFGMVNKLFYIIIIYLIGLIVEGYILSPKIIGDKIGLHPLWIIFAVLALGNLFGFIGIFFAVPIASIIKVLFLAAIDFYKSSKFYKT; this is translated from the coding sequence TTGGATAAAGTTATTTTTTGGGTTATTGTTATTGGGACTGTTATAGTAACTTTGACTTTGATCTCTGATATATTGATGCCATTTCTTATAGCTGGGGTAATATCATATATATTACATCCTATAATTGATAATCTCTCATTACGATATAAACTATCTAGAACTATAATAGTTTCGGTAATTTCTTTGCTGTTTTTCAGTATTTTTACTATAGTGGTTGTGGTAGTGTTGCCTATCATATATCAACAAACAACTCTACTTATTAGTAAAATTCCTACCTATAAAGATTACTTACAAACTGAATTAGTACCGGTTATTACGGCAAAAATTTATTCAATAGATCCAAATATTGCCGATAAGATAAAAGATTCTATTAGTAATTTTGTTAATGGCATATTTTTGCTTATCACAGGTCTTGCTAATAATATTTGGCATGTGACGAAGGTAACAATCAATTTATTTGTGTTAATTTTATTAATACCGCTTATATTGTTTTATTTTTTACGGGATTGGCTAACAATGGCAAAGAATATAGACCTCTTGCTACCTTTAAAAGGTAAAAAGAGAATTCAAGAAATATTATCAGCAATTAATTATTCTTTATCTGCTTATATAAGAGGGCAACTAAATGTTTGTTTATTATTATCAGTTTATTATGGGGTCTCTTTATCGATTCTTGGCGTAGATCTAGGGGTATTATTAGGACTTGTATCTGGTTTTTCAATAATTATACCATTCGTTGGAGTTTTTATATCCTTTTCTCTTACCATGATTGTTAGTTATTTTTCTTTTGGTATGGTCAATAAATTATTTTATATAATAATTATCTATTTGATTGGTCTAATAGTTGAGGGGTATATTTTATCACCGAAAATCATAGGTGATAAAATAGGATTACATCCTCTTTGGATAATATTTGCGGTTCTAGCACTGGGTAACCTATTTGGCTTTATTGGTATATTTTTTGCTGTGCCAATTGCTAGTATAATAAAAGTTTTGTTTTTAGCCGCTATCGACTTTTATAAATCCAGTAAGTTTTATAAGACTTAA
- a CDS encoding HdaA/DnaA family protein translates to MPNSQQYVLPLFSNNLYALDNFINSLSNQVAYNSIKNWSVSWGSKPYEFTVLIYGPPSSGKTYLSKIWQNLSNAFFIKKDLDILSAEDIMQYNAFIMEDIEFWDERKVLHCFNLISEYRKYLLMTTGSLASNFALQDLSSRINAVVRLEINQPDDELMTKLIFKYFSDQSLKVSDCVIEYLLINLPRQFEQMIKLLGVITHFALVHKRAITVPLIKQVLK, encoded by the coding sequence ATGCCAAACTCCCAGCAATATGTATTACCATTATTTAGTAATAATCTATATGCTCTAGATAATTTTATTAATTCACTTTCTAATCAAGTTGCATACAATTCAATCAAAAACTGGTCTGTATCTTGGGGAAGTAAACCGTATGAGTTTACAGTTTTGATTTACGGACCACCATCCTCTGGTAAGACCTATCTTAGTAAAATATGGCAAAATTTGTCGAATGCATTTTTTATAAAAAAAGATTTAGATATACTTAGTGCAGAAGATATAATGCAGTATAATGCTTTTATTATGGAAGATATAGAATTTTGGGATGAAAGGAAAGTGCTCCATTGTTTTAATTTAATAAGTGAGTATCGTAAATATTTGTTGATGACTACAGGAAGTTTAGCTAGTAATTTTGCGTTACAGGATTTATCCTCAAGAATTAATGCTGTTGTAAGATTAGAAATAAACCAGCCTGATGATGAATTAATGACCAAGTTAATCTTTAAGTATTTTTCCGATCAATCGCTTAAAGTATCTGACTGTGTAATTGAATATTTATTAATTAATTTACCGAGACAATTTGAACAAATGATAAAATTATTAGGGGTAATAACGCATTTTGCATTAGTTCATAAACGAGCTATTACTGTTCCTCTTATAAAACAAGTTCTTAAATAG
- a CDS encoding sigma-54-dependent transcriptional regulator, with protein MSIDVLVVDDEADIRDLVSDILKEEGFTTKTAANSIQTFKILQERTPSAIILDIWLQGSELDGLGILEIVKKRYPLMPVIVISGHGTIETAVNAIKMGAYDYLEKPFSHDKLVILLKRACEAAKLKRENLDLKSKVIDKTELIGNSHITAKLKSDIEKAALATSRVLIQGKIGSGKELAARLIHKKSKRANAPFVIFSPVCMNPDRVHQELFEGIENQGVIRPSILEIVNNGTLYIDEISGLPVSVQVKLLKFVQDQMFHKGGSKAIKLDIRIIAATSKVIQEEISKGELLEDLYHRLNVISLKVPSLYDRKDDMSVLVKYFVKQLAKFSGLKAREFSDETIAALQVYNWPSNIRQLRNVIEWTLIMNPLSSNNNEVIKPSMIPPEILVNSASSAKQEDNVDMMTMPLREAREIFERQYLAAQMYRFNNNISKTSSFVGMERSALHRKLKLLNLHIPNNKFNEEEIYDSYE; from the coding sequence ATGTCTATAGATGTTCTTGTTGTTGATGATGAAGCAGATATTAGAGATTTAGTCTCAGATATTTTAAAAGAGGAAGGATTTACTACCAAGACCGCTGCTAATAGTATTCAAACTTTTAAAATACTCCAGGAAAGAACCCCCTCGGCAATTATTCTAGATATTTGGCTCCAGGGTAGTGAACTTGATGGACTTGGGATTTTGGAAATAGTAAAAAAACGCTATCCACTAATGCCTGTGATAGTTATTAGTGGACATGGTACTATTGAAACTGCAGTAAATGCTATCAAAATGGGTGCATATGACTATCTAGAAAAGCCATTTAGTCATGATAAGTTAGTGATTTTATTAAAAAGAGCCTGTGAAGCAGCTAAGTTAAAGCGTGAAAATCTTGATCTGAAATCAAAGGTTATTGATAAAACTGAGCTTATAGGTAACTCTCACATTACAGCTAAGCTTAAGTCTGATATTGAAAAAGCTGCTTTAGCTACTAGTAGAGTATTGATTCAAGGTAAAATTGGTAGTGGTAAAGAACTAGCTGCTCGGTTAATTCATAAAAAATCAAAAAGGGCTAATGCTCCTTTCGTAATCTTTAGTCCAGTATGCATGAATCCTGACCGAGTCCATCAAGAATTATTTGAAGGAATAGAGAACCAAGGCGTTATACGTCCTTCGATATTAGAAATAGTAAATAATGGTACTTTATACATAGATGAAATTAGTGGTTTGCCAGTTTCGGTACAAGTAAAATTGCTTAAATTTGTGCAAGATCAAATGTTTCATAAGGGGGGAAGCAAAGCAATAAAATTAGATATAAGGATTATTGCTGCAACTTCTAAGGTTATACAAGAAGAAATAAGTAAAGGTGAACTATTGGAAGATTTATATCATCGCCTAAATGTTATTTCCTTAAAAGTACCATCTTTATATGATAGAAAAGATGACATGTCTGTATTAGTCAAATATTTTGTTAAGCAACTTGCTAAGTTTTCTGGTTTAAAAGCACGTGAATTTTCTGATGAAACTATTGCAGCTCTGCAAGTTTATAATTGGCCAAGTAATATAAGGCAATTACGCAATGTGATAGAATGGACTTTAATTATGAATCCACTATCTTCAAATAATAATGAAGTAATAAAACCATCTATGATACCACCAGAAATTCTAGTTAATAGTGCTAGTTCTGCAAAGCAGGAAGATAATGTTGATATGATGACCATGCCACTTAGAGAGGCAAGAGAGATTTTTGAAAGACAATATTTAGCTGCTCAAATGTATAGGTTTAATAATAATATTTCTAAGACCTCATCCTTTGTAGGTATGGAACGTTCGGCTTTACATCGTAAATTGAAATTGCTCAATTTACATATTCCTAATAATAAATTTAACGAAGAGGAAATTTATGACAGTTACGAATAA
- a CDS encoding biotin transporter BioY, translated as MTVTNKKTLANFIANKHAVVVIKVMMGVIALFAGAQIIIPTQPVPVSMQTVVVSIIAFTYSPRLSFATILTYLTAGIVGLPMFTKLSSGLYFLLGTTGGYLIGMLLAAPVMGIINSRLSEKFTKRFLAGFFSCLIGHVIIYFLGVSWLTTIIGIKQAIYSGFIVFIPTGLVKILIFSSLYHYITGVNRKNAL; from the coding sequence ATGACAGTTACGAATAAGAAAACTCTAGCAAATTTTATAGCTAATAAGCATGCTGTAGTTGTTATTAAAGTGATGATGGGGGTAATAGCTCTCTTTGCTGGAGCTCAGATTATTATTCCTACCCAGCCAGTACCAGTATCTATGCAAACTGTGGTGGTTAGTATTATTGCTTTTACTTATAGCCCTCGACTTAGTTTTGCTACGATTTTAACTTATCTTACAGCCGGAATAGTAGGGCTGCCAATGTTTACAAAATTATCCAGTGGTTTATATTTTCTTCTTGGTACAACAGGTGGTTATCTTATAGGAATGTTATTGGCAGCTCCTGTTATGGGTATAATTAATAGTAGGTTGTCTGAAAAATTTACTAAGAGATTTTTAGCAGGGTTTTTTAGCTGTCTTATTGGTCACGTTATAATTTACTTTTTGGGAGTTAGCTGGTTGACAACAATTATAGGAATTAAACAAGCTATTTATAGTGGGTTTATAGTATTTATACCAACTGGTTTAGTGAAGATATTAATATTTTCTTCTTTATATCATTATATAACAGGGGTAAACAGAAAGAATGCTCTGTAA
- a CDS encoding pentapeptide repeat-containing protein, translating to MLCNIFKQPRCHSSYGGNDVKGSKSNISFVGEYFKLKFFILALLLFLTGCSDSPRDADGLLSNSQSLVIRNYIIEQNKNKVRVNIKSKFGSNLRGLKLLGVKLTDEDLSSVDLSFCEISRVDFSGANFENAVLTKSVIQESDLSNTRLKNISAYGSDFQASIFENANLENSNFIQSNFEDTDFIKANLENVNFENANLIKVVFDDSIISKSNFQKSNLGKSSFKNAVISNSIFYGTDLRQILANYASITNCYCESVDLTGVDFTGAIINNSDFTHGIINQAQLKNIKLTNSLFSFSSFQSVNFTNAIIESCNFENTNFNNAQLQQVQIQKSIMDNTHFNNTSIKDLSIKNCSSILLKLNKINIVNSDIENSNLTGILLNNSYVKQATIINSDLTNSELINSNFSSTQFNKVNFTKVLMQNTVLNSTKFVDSNFYQMAIINSELSEVTFDNSSIINSQLNNVRYKDSNFVNSDFNRNIVLNSQDFDKLKSTNIIYSVKDLEQVKDLSNMNLQDLNLLDLVFNQTIFSGSVLKRVDLSNSKLQSCILQNTDLTMANLNNTDFSKSSLIGSKLESAKLYNTNFNDTDLTNVNFIKAFVSKISLVNAKLDGTKGLDGQGNKNIE from the coding sequence ATGCTCTGTAATATCTTTAAGCAGCCTCGGTGTCATTCGAGCTACGGCGGAAATGACGTTAAAGGAAGCAAGAGTAACATCTCTTTTGTTGGCGAGTATTTTAAACTAAAATTCTTTATTCTAGCTTTACTTTTATTCCTTACCGGATGTTCGGATTCTCCGAGAGATGCAGATGGTTTATTATCTAATAGTCAAAGTCTTGTTATTAGGAATTATATAATAGAGCAGAATAAAAATAAGGTACGAGTAAATATTAAAAGTAAATTTGGTTCAAATTTAAGGGGATTAAAATTATTAGGTGTTAAACTGACAGATGAAGACCTTTCTAGTGTTGATTTAAGTTTCTGTGAAATATCACGTGTGGATTTCTCGGGAGCAAATTTTGAGAATGCAGTTCTAACAAAATCTGTAATTCAAGAAAGTGATCTCTCTAATACTAGATTAAAAAATATATCAGCTTATGGCTCAGATTTTCAAGCATCTATATTTGAAAATGCCAATTTGGAAAATAGTAATTTTATTCAATCAAATTTTGAGGACACTGATTTTATCAAAGCTAATTTAGAAAATGTTAATTTTGAAAATGCCAATCTTATTAAAGTTGTATTTGATGATAGTATTATAAGTAAATCTAATTTTCAGAAAAGCAATTTAGGAAAAAGTAGTTTCAAAAATGCAGTTATATCAAACTCTATTTTTTATGGTACAGATTTGCGGCAAATATTAGCTAATTACGCTAGTATCACTAATTGTTATTGTGAATCTGTAGATCTAACAGGGGTGGATTTTACTGGAGCGATTATTAATAATTCAGATTTTACTCATGGTATTATTAATCAGGCTCAATTAAAAAATATAAAGCTTACTAACTCGTTATTCTCTTTTTCTTCTTTTCAGTCTGTGAATTTTACCAATGCAATTATTGAAAGTTGTAATTTTGAAAATACCAATTTTAATAATGCACAATTGCAGCAAGTGCAAATTCAAAAGAGTATTATGGATAATACTCACTTTAATAACACTAGCATAAAGGATCTATCAATAAAGAATTGCAGTAGCATTTTGCTTAAGTTAAATAAAATTAACATTGTTAATAGCGATATTGAGAATAGTAATCTTACTGGTATATTACTGAATAATAGCTATGTCAAACAAGCAACTATTATTAATTCTGATTTGACTAATAGTGAGTTAATAAACTCTAATTTCTCTAGTACTCAATTTAATAAGGTGAATTTCACTAAAGTGCTTATGCAGAATACTGTTTTAAATAGTACCAAATTTGTTGATAGTAATTTTTATCAAATGGCTATCATAAATTCAGAGTTGTCAGAAGTAACCTTTGATAATTCATCAATTATAAATTCTCAACTAAATAATGTGAGATATAAAGATAGTAATTTTGTTAATTCAGATTTTAATAGAAATATTGTATTAAATAGTCAAGACTTTGATAAGCTTAAGTCAACAAATATTATATATTCTGTAAAAGATTTAGAGCAGGTAAAAGACTTATCAAATATGAATTTACAAGATTTAAATTTACTAGATCTTGTATTTAATCAAACTATTTTTTCAGGTTCTGTTCTTAAAAGGGTAGATTTATCTAATTCTAAGCTTCAGAGTTGTATATTACAAAATACTGACTTAACTATGGCAAATCTGAATAACACAGATTTTAGTAAATCATCGCTTATCGGTAGCAAATTAGAATCTGCCAAACTTTATAATACAAATTTTAATGATACTGATTTAACAAATGTTAATTTCATTAAAGCCTTTGTTAGTAAAATATCTTTAGTTAATGCAAAGCTGGATGGAACTAAAGGCCTTGATGGTCAGGGCAATAAAAATATAGAATAA
- the ykgO gene encoding type B 50S ribosomal protein L36, whose translation MKVVSSLKSLKKRDKDCQVVKRKGKILVINKKIKRFKAKQG comes from the coding sequence ATGAAAGTTGTAAGTTCGTTAAAATCTTTAAAGAAAAGAGATAAAGATTGTCAGGTTGTAAAAAGAAAAGGTAAAATCCTTGTAATAAACAAGAAAATCAAAAGATTTAAAGCTAAGCAAGGCTAA
- a CDS encoding AmpG family muropeptide MFS transporter, which produces MLTPLKLFVIWLFGLTSGFTLMITGNTLNYWFAKENIDLQSIGMFAFIIMPYSINFLWAPIFDTIHLGQLSKLLGHRLSWICLIQILLAFTIFLLSTMNPHHSLILFALVGLIISFLSSAKDSILGAFRTEIIAKESQGAASGIYIFGYRIGMLISSSGAIYLSSYLGWNNIYKIFAISVLVCSAILVTSILRLEHDLASKTYPDHKINISNFVQNILRPVGSFSLVFLIIVFLILYRLPDDFITMMMNPFLIHLGYNEFEIASAGKFFGIISTIIGGLIASLVMKKKNILDSLLIFGVIHAIAHTLLIVHEIYGKNLPLFFITTVCEGITCGMAMTAYIAFIASICTGKFRATQYSFFSSMMGFSRSIFPALSGYVVVQFGWKSFFTFIIIITIPSLLLLLKISSLLKAKMKY; this is translated from the coding sequence ATGTTAACTCCTTTAAAATTATTCGTTATTTGGTTATTTGGACTAACTAGCGGGTTTACCTTAATGATTACAGGTAATACTTTAAACTACTGGTTTGCCAAGGAAAATATTGACTTACAATCTATTGGTATGTTTGCTTTTATCATAATGCCCTATTCTATTAACTTTTTATGGGCTCCTATTTTTGACACTATACATTTAGGCCAATTAAGTAAACTGCTTGGTCATAGATTATCTTGGATTTGTCTAATCCAGATTTTGTTGGCATTTACTATTTTTCTTTTAAGTACCATGAATCCTCACCACAGTCTAATATTGTTTGCACTAGTAGGCTTGATAATATCATTTTTAAGTTCAGCTAAAGATAGTATCCTAGGGGCTTTCAGAACCGAAATTATTGCAAAAGAATCTCAAGGAGCAGCTTCTGGAATTTATATTTTTGGCTACCGCATTGGTATGCTAATTTCAAGTTCTGGAGCTATCTATCTGTCAAGCTATTTAGGATGGAATAATATATATAAAATTTTTGCCATTTCTGTACTTGTTTGTTCTGCTATTTTGGTTACAAGTATCTTGCGGTTAGAACACGACTTAGCTTCAAAAACTTATCCAGATCATAAAATAAATATTTCAAACTTTGTACAGAATATCTTAAGACCTGTAGGGTCTTTTTCCTTAGTCTTTTTAATAATAGTTTTCCTTATTTTATATAGATTACCAGATGATTTTATTACTATGATGATGAACCCCTTCTTAATACATCTTGGTTATAACGAATTTGAAATAGCCAGTGCAGGGAAATTCTTTGGCATAATATCTACAATAATTGGCGGACTAATAGCCAGCTTAGTGATGAAAAAAAAGAATATCTTAGATAGCTTGCTGATATTTGGCGTAATTCATGCAATCGCACATACCTTACTTATTGTGCATGAGATTTATGGCAAAAATCTACCATTATTCTTTATTACCACAGTCTGTGAAGGTATAACTTGCGGGATGGCTATGACAGCTTACATTGCTTTTATAGCTTCAATATGCACAGGCAAATTTCGTGCCACTCAATATTCATTTTTCTCTTCTATGATGGGATTTTCAAGATCGATTTTTCCAGCTCTTTCAGGATATGTTGTCGTACAATTTGGATGGAAAAGCTTTTTTACATTTATTATTATAATCACAATTCCTTCTCTACTTCTGCTACTAAAAATCAGCTCACTATTAAAAGCAAAAATGAAATATTAA
- a CDS encoding Sca4 family protein, whose amino-acid sequence MTTPLISKFIGWNYLAKKSLGANDGGELGGIYKSSDDLLSMIKSEGDSRKNISEFLGSQIFQATNPNHGAKVSLTVPDHLTEKVHQEGGLQSDGSEVYVRSEFFKNYSGDMYVDMDKHMSTKTKPSGWLRKDRGRPIFMGTRELLSNTLSKAFEELHYSSFDKIAPTSLLIGDFDIHTGNIGVIRDPEDSTILPKLVRIDFAGSLDQLEDNIHPYSWSRHLPLLGPTNHFREFPSKLSHNDSFVKGLLDTAQVDLNKTIDDSFAELSKYYSDKALANWAKMAMSQKFKNIPLENIKVADIKDAFKETMQKRQQSLKEYGLQIKLGLLVTKGKINTPKLRELVQEHPDYFNNIINQTKKLKLRKENKIEYILGYKAREVLLIKEIAKILQEEKQLLTKKTSDLEPSMQISRKALDVMLTHETTTTNVQSSTSKVDSITLAFRQEIIAKQQALLQHVLAEANIKTDKGVAIAGLATNSQEFKEFVENNNGLIQKAWAAPSVKANIAQAMNDEVQSYAKVLQANHFKPLTWNEQETVTNTTSTRSRVIKVKDEELFKLIETNIKTYKKVMLEDGVTEREISNYRNINLPLTIKPSSTAVHLSFPVQNEKGENIASSKALYFTAHYNEQGKLVEITNPLSLKFAGDDKDAIGYIQRGNNIYTIPVTKGQYEAMVQEVAKNKEGNINMSQAIIPLEASDSIGELTQIQSSLKHHVNNTPPETNTAVSKAQNTLSRQQQRNRTHGYI is encoded by the coding sequence ATGACAACACCATTGATATCAAAATTTATCGGTTGGAATTATTTGGCAAAGAAATCACTTGGAGCTAATGATGGTGGAGAATTAGGAGGAATATACAAAAGTTCTGATGACCTTCTATCCATGATTAAAAGTGAAGGGGATTCTCGAAAAAATATATCAGAGTTTTTGGGTTCGCAAATTTTTCAAGCAACAAATCCAAATCATGGAGCTAAAGTTTCTCTCACTGTACCTGATCATCTTACCGAAAAAGTACATCAGGAAGGAGGACTTCAAAGTGATGGCTCTGAGGTATATGTACGGTCTGAATTTTTTAAGAATTATAGTGGTGACATGTATGTAGATATGGATAAACACATGTCTACAAAAACTAAACCAAGTGGTTGGCTTCGAAAAGATAGGGGAAGACCGATTTTCATGGGAACAAGAGAACTATTATCTAATACTTTAAGCAAAGCTTTTGAAGAACTTCATTATAGTTCTTTTGATAAAATAGCTCCAACTAGCTTATTAATAGGTGACTTTGATATTCATACAGGTAACATAGGAGTTATAAGAGACCCCGAAGATTCTACCATTCTTCCCAAACTAGTTCGTATAGATTTTGCTGGAAGTCTTGACCAATTAGAGGATAACATCCATCCATATTCTTGGTCTAGACATCTACCATTACTAGGCCCAACTAACCATTTTAGGGAATTCCCAAGTAAATTAAGTCATAATGATTCATTTGTAAAAGGTTTACTTGATACTGCACAAGTCGATTTAAATAAGACTATCGATGACAGTTTTGCAGAATTATCAAAATATTATAGTGACAAAGCACTAGCAAATTGGGCAAAAATGGCAATGAGTCAAAAATTTAAGAATATCCCCCTAGAAAACATAAAGGTTGCCGATATTAAAGATGCCTTTAAGGAAACTATGCAAAAGAGGCAACAATCATTAAAAGAGTATGGGTTGCAAATTAAATTGGGTCTTTTAGTAACAAAAGGAAAAATTAACACACCAAAATTACGAGAATTAGTCCAAGAACATCCCGATTATTTTAACAATATAATCAACCAAACCAAAAAATTAAAATTAAGAAAAGAAAATAAAATAGAGTATATTTTAGGCTATAAAGCTCGAGAAGTATTATTAATTAAAGAAATAGCAAAAATATTACAAGAAGAAAAACAGCTACTGACCAAAAAAACAAGCGATCTCGAACCATCTATGCAAATATCTAGAAAAGCACTAGACGTTATGCTGACTCACGAAACAACAACTACTAATGTTCAATCCTCAACCTCCAAAGTGGATTCTATAACATTAGCCTTTAGACAAGAAATTATTGCCAAACAACAAGCACTATTACAACACGTCCTTGCTGAAGCAAATATTAAGACGGATAAAGGAGTTGCAATTGCAGGTCTTGCTACTAATTCTCAGGAATTTAAAGAGTTTGTAGAAAATAACAACGGATTAATACAAAAGGCTTGGGCTGCCCCCAGTGTAAAAGCAAATATAGCACAAGCCATGAATGATGAAGTACAAAGTTATGCTAAAGTCCTTCAGGCTAATCATTTTAAACCTTTAACTTGGAACGAACAAGAAACAGTAACAAACACAACCTCTACTAGGTCAAGGGTTATTAAAGTCAAAGATGAAGAATTATTTAAATTAATAGAAACTAATATAAAGACCTATAAGAAAGTAATGTTAGAAGATGGTGTAACAGAGAGAGAGATTAGTAATTATCGAAATATTAATCTACCATTAACAATCAAGCCCTCTAGTACAGCTGTCCATCTTTCATTCCCGGTACAAAACGAGAAAGGTGAAAATATTGCAAGCTCGAAAGCACTTTATTTTACTGCTCACTATAACGAGCAAGGAAAACTAGTGGAAATAACCAACCCATTATCACTAAAGTTTGCTGGGGATGATAAAGATGCTATAGGATATATACAAAGAGGGAATAATATCTACACTATCCCTGTAACCAAAGGTCAATATGAAGCAATGGTACAAGAAGTAGCAAAAAATAAAGAAGGTAATATCAATATGTCACAAGCTATTATTCCCCTTGAGGCAAGCGACTCTATAGGTGAATTAACGCAGATTCAGAGTAGCTTAAAACATCATGTGAACAACACTCCACCTGAAACAAACACAGCAGTATCAAAAGCACAAAACACATTATCCCGACAGCAACAACGTAATAGAACTCATGGTTACATTTAA
- a CDS encoding division plane positioning ATPase MipZ — protein MKNNQANQTNRIFVVGNEKGGAGKTTCSMHLITGLLYNGHTVASIDTDSRQGSLTNYLKNRDDYNLKNPGNPVKTPQHFHLTESQEQVVGAKEEDEKTRFEQIIEQTKNADYVVIDTPGSYSFLSRLAHSYADTVITPINDSFLDFDVLGKVNANNLSIITPSIYSQMVWEQKMQKANRNGETINWIVMRNRLSNLDAVNKRNVATSLEQLAKRISFKIAPGFSERVIFRELFLQGLTLLDLTTANHGKTLSISHVAARQELRDFLNFLEII, from the coding sequence ATGAAAAATAATCAAGCAAATCAAACAAATCGTATTTTTGTAGTTGGTAATGAAAAAGGTGGAGCGGGTAAAACTACCTGCTCCATGCATCTAATTACTGGCTTATTGTATAATGGTCATACGGTAGCTAGTATTGATACTGATTCACGTCAGGGTTCTTTAACAAATTATTTAAAGAATAGGGATGACTATAATCTAAAGAATCCGGGTAATCCGGTTAAAACCCCTCAGCATTTTCATTTGACCGAAAGTCAAGAACAAGTTGTTGGAGCTAAGGAAGAGGATGAGAAAACTAGGTTTGAACAAATAATTGAACAGACAAAAAATGCTGATTATGTAGTAATCGATACGCCAGGAAGTTACTCTTTTTTATCGAGATTAGCTCACTCTTATGCTGATACGGTGATTACCCCAATTAATGATAGTTTCCTTGATTTTGATGTACTAGGTAAAGTTAATGCTAACAATTTGTCAATTATTACTCCGTCAATCTATAGCCAAATGGTTTGGGAACAAAAAATGCAGAAGGCTAACCGTAATGGCGAAACAATTAATTGGATTGTAATGCGTAATAGATTAAGCAACTTGGATGCAGTAAACAAAAGGAATGTTGCTACTTCTCTTGAACAATTAGCAAAAAGAATTAGCTTTAAAATTGCCCCAGGCTTTAGTGAAAGAGTAATTTTTCGGGAATTATTTTTACAAGGATTAACATTACTCGACTTAACAACAGCTAATCATGGAAAAACACTTAGTATATCTCACGTAGCTGCTCGACAAGAATTACGAGATTTCTTAAACTTTCTTGAAATTATTTGA